Proteins encoded together in one Candidatus Bathyarchaeia archaeon window:
- a CDS encoding molybdopterin molybdotransferase MoeA produces MWISKKFTYTSLQETHRLIREITRGKAEREVASVFQAYNRVLAEDIISEVDIPPVSVSHFDGYAVRAEDSFQASIKNPVLLRVVGRIYPNKEYNGEVNVGEAAYISTGANLPAGANAVIPIELVKNKGDFIEVRRRVKTYENVIPAGSDVKKGETIFKVGHVLRAQDIKLLMDIGKWGVNVFKKPVVAIASVGSELTSQIEETDEKKFSSHGEMISILVEEAGGVPLNLGIAPDDVNVIKGTLRKGLEKAEIVVTVGGASVGEKDYVLEAISQLESSKVLMRGVKAQPGRVTSLTVVGSKPIVMLPGHVQSTLVGFYLILLPLIRQMGGLQSPFPLIALKARMSKKLLLKEFVSFERVRFVNIAKVASDYIAESILGDSSLTSVVVKANGFVIMPEGREVIEEGEEVNVHLVNGLFPLI; encoded by the coding sequence ATGTGGATTTCTAAAAAATTTACTTATACTTCATTACAAGAGACTCATCGGTTAATAAGGGAAATAACAAGAGGGAAAGCAGAACGTGAGGTGGCTTCTGTTTTTCAAGCGTATAACCGCGTTTTAGCTGAGGACATTATATCCGAGGTGGATATCCCCCCTGTCAGCGTTTCTCATTTTGATGGATATGCTGTTAGGGCTGAAGATTCTTTTCAAGCATCCATTAAGAACCCTGTTCTTTTGAGAGTGGTTGGCAGGATTTATCCAAATAAGGAATATAATGGTGAAGTAAACGTTGGGGAGGCGGCTTACATTTCAACAGGTGCAAATTTACCTGCCGGCGCTAACGCGGTTATACCTATTGAGTTAGTTAAAAATAAAGGCGATTTTATCGAGGTTCGCCGGCGCGTAAAGACATATGAAAACGTTATTCCTGCTGGATCGGATGTGAAAAAGGGGGAAACAATTTTTAAAGTTGGACATGTTCTACGCGCTCAAGACATCAAGCTTTTGATGGATATTGGAAAATGGGGGGTTAATGTTTTCAAAAAACCTGTTGTCGCGATAGCTTCAGTTGGAAGTGAGCTCACCAGTCAGATTGAGGAAACTGATGAAAAGAAATTTAGCAGTCATGGCGAAATGATTTCAATTTTAGTGGAGGAAGCGGGTGGGGTTCCGCTAAACTTAGGGATAGCACCTGACGATGTAAACGTCATTAAGGGAACGTTAAGGAAGGGGCTTGAAAAGGCTGAGATCGTAGTGACTGTTGGCGGTGCCTCTGTGGGGGAAAAGGATTATGTTTTGGAAGCTATTAGCCAGCTTGAATCCTCTAAGGTCTTGATGCGTGGCGTTAAGGCACAGCCTGGTAGAGTTACTAGCTTAACCGTGGTGGGGAGCAAACCCATCGTAATGTTGCCGGGTCATGTTCAATCTACATTAGTTGGATTCTATTTAATCCTTTTACCGTTAATTAGACAAATGGGCGGGCTTCAATCGCCTTTCCCACTTATAGCGCTGAAAGCAAGAATGTCCAAGAAATTGTTACTTAAGGAGTTCGTGTCCTTTGAGAGGGTGAGATTTGTTAACATAGCTAAAGTAGCCAGTGATTACATCGCTGAATCCATTCTAGGGGACTCATCTCTCACCAGCGTAGTTGTAAAAGCCAACGGCTTCGTTATAATGCCGGAGGGTAGGGAGGTCATCGAAGAAGGGGAGGAGGTAAATGTGCATTTGGTCAACGGGCTGTTTCCTTTAATATAA
- a CDS encoding DUF1116 domain-containing protein, which translates to MSDRPKLINVGAYSFYESMRAQGADAVHVDWRPPAGGDPELARMLTRLERPEIDEANRKAVAKILAAKPMLIGIKAAKDVISGMTEHTILHSGPPIEWERMSGPMKGAVWGALIYEGLAKDQKEADELVKSGEIKFGACHDHDSVGPMAGIISPSMPVFVIENQENGNRAYSNFNEGLGKVLRYGAYEESVIARLKWIEKTLAPILADALKRSGPIDLKAIMAQALHMGDELHCRNVASSLIFLKSMAPHIAETGYDRKEVGEVIKFMGENSLFFLNPAMAAAKAMVDAAHNIKHSTVVITLSRNGTDFGIKVSGLGNRWFTAPAEIPKLLCFPGFTEADANPDIGDSAIMETAGFGSFACAASPAVVQVVGGSAEEAIEHTREMWEICLAKDKSFSIPFLNFEGTPRGIDLRKVMDTGILPIINTGVAHKKPGFGTVGFGILRAPIECFKKALKAMAEKY; encoded by the coding sequence ATGTCGGATCGACCGAAGCTGATAAACGTCGGGGCATACTCCTTCTACGAGAGTATGCGTGCTCAGGGAGCCGATGCTGTTCACGTAGACTGGCGTCCCCCAGCGGGAGGCGATCCGGAGTTAGCGCGAATGTTGACAAGATTGGAGCGTCCTGAAATAGATGAGGCTAACAGGAAAGCCGTTGCAAAAATTCTCGCCGCGAAGCCTATGCTTATTGGCATTAAAGCAGCAAAGGATGTAATCTCCGGAATGACTGAACATACGATCCTGCACTCTGGGCCGCCGATTGAATGGGAGCGGATGTCCGGCCCTATGAAGGGAGCTGTTTGGGGCGCGTTGATCTATGAGGGATTGGCGAAGGATCAGAAGGAGGCGGATGAGCTCGTTAAGAGCGGGGAGATAAAGTTCGGAGCATGCCACGATCACGATTCCGTAGGTCCGATGGCGGGAATAATCTCGCCTTCAATGCCAGTCTTCGTCATAGAAAATCAGGAGAATGGCAATCGCGCTTACTCAAACTTCAACGAGGGGCTTGGTAAGGTGCTACGGTACGGGGCCTATGAAGAGAGCGTGATCGCGCGGCTGAAGTGGATTGAGAAAACATTGGCACCCATCCTGGCGGACGCGCTCAAGCGCTCGGGACCCATCGACCTCAAGGCTATAATGGCACAGGCGCTACACATGGGTGATGAGCTTCACTGTAGAAACGTTGCGTCTAGCTTGATATTCCTGAAATCCATGGCCCCCCACATCGCAGAAACAGGTTACGATAGGAAGGAGGTGGGGGAGGTGATAAAATTTATGGGTGAGAATTCTCTTTTCTTCCTCAACCCAGCGATGGCCGCGGCCAAGGCGATGGTGGACGCCGCACACAACATTAAGCACTCCACAGTTGTCATAACTCTCTCGAGAAACGGCACAGACTTCGGAATAAAGGTGAGCGGACTCGGCAACCGTTGGTTCACGGCGCCAGCGGAGATACCTAAGTTGCTTTGCTTTCCAGGGTTCACGGAAGCCGACGCGAACCCTGACATCGGAGACAGCGCGATCATGGAAACAGCTGGATTCGGGAGCTTCGCATGCGCCGCCTCACCGGCGGTGGTTCAAGTCGTCGGCGGATCAGCAGAAGAAGCCATAGAACATACCCGGGAAATGTGGGAGATATGCCTGGCGAAAGACAAGAGCTTCTCCATCCCCTTCCTGAACTTTGAGGGCACACCGCGAGGCATCGATTTGAGAAAGGTAATGGACACGGGAATCCTCCCGATTATCAACACTGGCGTCGCTCACAAGAAGCCTGGCTTCGGCACAGTTGGCTTCGGAATTCTCAGGGCGCCGATAGAGTGCTTTAAGAAAGCGTTGAAAGCGATGGCTGAAAAGTACTAA
- a CDS encoding XdhC family protein, with amino-acid sequence MATDAEILKQLAHLLEEGRRIALCTIIEKKGSGPRNVGAKMIVSEDGKTVGTIGGGSLERALIDESLKALREGKPKKAVFSLGGGGEGAIETGLICGGELTIFIDPIEPKQRLIVIGAGHVAYPLAKLADILGFSLVVVDDNEELANRERFPMAQEIITGRFNEILDKIEIGSRDFVVILHGEPEHDFLALEKIIKKRPAYVGLLGSKSKVTTLVKRLREAGISDEDLKLLHAPLGLDIGAQTPEEIGISILAEVINEKRKRRSSLKSMG; translated from the coding sequence ATGGCAACTGACGCAGAAATCCTAAAACAATTAGCGCATCTTCTAGAAGAGGGGAGAAGGATAGCTCTATGCACGATCATTGAGAAGAAAGGTTCCGGACCAAGGAACGTCGGAGCAAAAATGATTGTAAGCGAGGATGGTAAAACTGTTGGAACGATCGGGGGTGGAAGTTTGGAGAGGGCTTTAATCGACGAATCTTTAAAGGCCTTAAGAGAAGGTAAGCCGAAGAAAGCTGTTTTCTCACTTGGGGGAGGTGGTGAAGGGGCGATTGAAACAGGGTTAATTTGTGGAGGTGAGTTAACAATTTTTATCGATCCAATAGAACCTAAACAGAGGCTCATCGTGATCGGAGCTGGACACGTAGCTTACCCCCTTGCAAAATTGGCGGATATTTTGGGGTTCAGCTTAGTTGTTGTAGACGATAACGAGGAACTAGCTAACAGGGAGAGATTTCCGATGGCTCAGGAGATAATCACAGGCAGATTTAATGAAATATTGGATAAGATAGAGATAGGTTCACGCGATTTTGTTGTTATTCTTCACGGGGAGCCTGAACACGACTTCTTGGCGCTGGAGAAAATTATTAAAAAGAGACCAGCCTATGTTGGCCTGCTTGGCAGCAAATCAAAGGTAACAACGCTTGTAAAGAGGCTCAGAGAAGCGGGAATAAGCGACGAGGATCTCAAACTGCTACACGCCCCATTAGGCTTAGACATCGGCGCTCAAACCCCTGAGGAAATAGGAATAAGCATCCTCGCCGAAGTAATAAATGAGAAAAGGAAAAGGCGCTCATCATTAAAGAGTATGGGTTAA
- a CDS encoding xanthine dehydrogenase family protein molybdopterin-binding subunit, with amino-acid sequence MKKYLYIGKDVPRVDDFEKVTGTAQYTADLRLPGMLYTRLLKSPHPHARLISIKTSEAEKLPGVRAILTGKEVPYKFGIYMQDKSVLAQEKVRYVGEPVVAVAANTEEIAEQAVELIKVEYEELPAVFDPRDAIKDGAPLVHERLHEYMHAPFIFPESHTNIANHFKLRKGDVERGFKEADVIVENEFYQPQVQNVSMETQNSIGQWLPNGQINIWTSAQSPFAVRHLLSVGLGVPIHKINVVVPYVGGAFGGKAGLHWEPLAVLLSRKAGGRPVRLMMTREEQFNTAAVRQGLYARIKTGVKRDGKIVAEEILYIWDAGAYADYGVNIGRAAGYSCTGPYEVPNVKCDSLTVYTNHPYGTAYRGFGHAEFHFAVERQMDLVARAISMDPLTFRLKNVALPGSVTATGERLCKDAGRVDECLKAVAEAIGWKKKRKKQKQVGGKLSGIGIAALWKAPAMPSFTSSSAIVKLNEDGSITLSISLTEIGQGTPTAFAQMVAEEMQMPIEKIKVVTKRETDFSPYSWQTVASRGLFMDGNAVLRAVEDLKKKVKATASELLGMPLEGLEIANERVFVAREPEKGIPLSAIATCGVLPDGRGIHGPILGYGYYTAEGLTNLDPETGQGLPALVWTFGAQGAEVEVDTETGEVRVLKVASAFDIGKAINPLLVKGQVYGGIVQGVGSALMEEFIFDRRGALLNNNLTDYKICRAQDIPDEFIFIPIENPQLNAPYGARGVGEHVRISIEPAIANAIYDATGVDLFEIPMTREKVWKALQKVKENAAT; translated from the coding sequence ATGAAAAAATATTTGTATATTGGTAAGGATGTCCCTCGCGTTGACGATTTTGAAAAAGTAACGGGCACAGCCCAATACACCGCGGACTTAAGACTTCCGGGGATGCTCTACACTAGGCTACTGAAAAGCCCCCACCCCCATGCCCGCCTGATTAGCATAAAAACGAGCGAGGCCGAGAAGCTTCCCGGTGTACGCGCGATTCTAACGGGCAAAGAGGTCCCTTACAAGTTCGGAATCTACATGCAGGATAAGAGTGTGCTCGCTCAAGAAAAAGTTCGCTACGTCGGTGAGCCTGTGGTCGCGGTCGCGGCCAACACCGAAGAGATCGCAGAGCAAGCAGTCGAGCTCATAAAGGTAGAGTATGAGGAGTTGCCCGCTGTCTTCGACCCGAGAGATGCCATAAAAGACGGTGCGCCGCTGGTGCATGAACGCCTTCACGAGTACATGCATGCTCCCTTCATCTTCCCGGAATCCCACACAAATATCGCCAATCACTTCAAGCTCCGCAAAGGCGATGTGGAGCGGGGCTTCAAGGAAGCAGATGTGATCGTAGAGAACGAGTTTTACCAGCCCCAAGTTCAGAACGTGTCGATGGAGACTCAAAACTCCATTGGGCAGTGGCTTCCGAATGGGCAGATAAACATTTGGACGAGTGCTCAATCGCCCTTCGCCGTTCGACATCTCCTGAGCGTGGGATTGGGCGTTCCCATCCATAAGATCAACGTTGTGGTTCCCTATGTTGGTGGCGCGTTTGGAGGAAAGGCGGGGCTTCACTGGGAACCTTTAGCGGTCCTTCTCTCGAGGAAGGCTGGTGGAAGACCGGTGAGGCTGATGATGACTCGTGAGGAGCAATTCAACACAGCTGCCGTCCGTCAGGGTCTCTACGCGCGCATCAAGACAGGAGTTAAACGAGACGGAAAAATAGTGGCCGAAGAAATCCTCTACATTTGGGATGCCGGTGCCTACGCGGATTACGGCGTGAATATAGGGAGAGCCGCAGGTTACTCCTGCACGGGGCCGTACGAGGTCCCAAATGTCAAATGTGATAGCTTGACGGTCTACACCAACCACCCTTATGGCACTGCCTACAGAGGATTTGGTCATGCAGAGTTTCACTTCGCAGTAGAGCGGCAAATGGACCTCGTCGCTAGGGCGATCAGCATGGATCCGTTAACGTTCCGTTTGAAGAACGTTGCGCTACCTGGAAGCGTCACCGCTACTGGAGAGAGGCTTTGCAAGGATGCCGGACGAGTGGACGAATGCCTCAAAGCCGTTGCAGAAGCGATAGGGTGGAAAAAGAAAAGGAAGAAGCAAAAGCAGGTAGGGGGAAAGCTCAGCGGAATAGGGATAGCTGCGCTTTGGAAAGCCCCGGCGATGCCATCCTTCACCTCTTCTTCCGCGATTGTGAAGCTCAACGAGGATGGAAGCATCACCCTCTCCATTAGCCTCACGGAAATTGGTCAGGGGACTCCGACAGCCTTTGCCCAGATGGTGGCAGAGGAGATGCAGATGCCGATCGAGAAGATCAAAGTTGTCACCAAGCGAGAAACGGATTTCAGCCCATACTCCTGGCAGACCGTGGCCAGTCGCGGTCTCTTCATGGATGGCAACGCCGTGCTCAGGGCTGTTGAGGATCTCAAGAAAAAGGTGAAGGCCACGGCGTCCGAGTTATTAGGGATGCCATTGGAGGGGCTGGAGATAGCGAACGAGCGGGTTTTTGTAGCTAGAGAGCCTGAGAAGGGAATACCTCTGAGCGCGATTGCGACTTGCGGCGTTTTGCCCGACGGAAGGGGCATCCACGGCCCCATACTCGGGTACGGGTATTACACTGCTGAAGGACTAACCAACCTCGACCCGGAAACAGGGCAGGGGTTGCCGGCGCTTGTGTGGACCTTCGGGGCTCAGGGGGCTGAAGTGGAGGTGGATACGGAGACAGGCGAGGTGAGGGTGCTCAAGGTAGCCTCCGCATTCGACATCGGGAAAGCCATCAATCCGTTACTAGTTAAGGGCCAGGTATATGGCGGCATTGTGCAGGGCGTTGGGAGCGCGCTTATGGAAGAGTTCATCTTTGACAGGAGGGGGGCCTTACTGAACAACAACCTAACTGATTACAAGATCTGCAGGGCTCAGGATATTCCAGACGAATTCATATTCATCCCCATCGAGAACCCTCAGCTCAATGCCCCCTATGGCGCGAGGGGCGTCGGTGAACATGTAAGGATATCTATTGAGCCGGCGATAGCGAACGCCATCTACGATGCCACTGGAGTTGACCTCTTCGAGATCCCGATGACTCGAGAAAAAGTTTGGAAAGCGCTTCAGAAGGTGAAGGAAAATGCCGCTACCTAA
- a CDS encoding (2Fe-2S)-binding protein, translated as MSRHRISLKVNGLRHEVDVEANKTLLQLLRDDLELTGTKLACERGDCGLCTVLIDGMPVKSCLVLAVEVDGHEVTTIEGISGEELNSVQKAFIKHGAVQCGFCTPAFILTATALLKRNPKPTEEEVKEAIGGILCRCTGYRQIIDAVLDAAKER; from the coding sequence ATGTCGAGGCACAGGATTTCCCTCAAGGTGAACGGACTTCGACATGAGGTTGATGTAGAGGCGAATAAGACCCTCCTCCAGCTACTCCGCGACGACTTGGAGTTGACCGGAACAAAGCTCGCGTGTGAGCGTGGAGACTGCGGGCTTTGCACCGTACTGATCGACGGGATGCCGGTGAAGTCGTGCTTAGTGCTCGCAGTCGAGGTCGACGGGCACGAAGTGACCACAATAGAAGGTATTTCTGGCGAGGAACTCAACTCCGTGCAGAAAGCCTTTATAAAACATGGGGCAGTGCAGTGCGGCTTCTGCACTCCCGCGTTTATCCTAACCGCGACAGCTCTACTCAAGCGCAACCCGAAGCCTACTGAAGAAGAGGTGAAAGAAGCCATCGGTGGCATTCTCTGCAGATGTACAGGTTATCGGCAAATCATAGACGCGGTTTTAGACGCCGCTAAAGAAAGATAG
- the fdrA gene encoding acyl-CoA synthetase FdrA — MAIKSVVRKGDYRDSVMLMRISKELEGLEGVKRASAMMGTDNNKQLLKDAGLHTDEALEAGPNDLIIVVDAVSEVLASQALSKVDDLLAVKKEERGEITYKTLSSALSAIPDANFVIISTPGEFAAREAMRGLNAGKHVMIFSDAVPIQEEIELKKIAYSKRLLLLGPEAGTSIIDGVGLGFANAVKRGPIGVVGAAGTGIQEVTRLIDVESGITHALGVGGRDLSREVGGLGMLGALRFLAADPETKVIVIVAKAPTMGVAESILKAAEETRKPVVACMLGASKTLVTRHGAIYAATLADAAAKAIALVQGKKPKEVTFTAPRKWIEAIVKREIKNFAEGQKYIRGLFSGGTLCTEAMLILRELVGDIYSNIPLESRLKLPSTDKSERHTCIDMGTEEFTRGVPHPMIYFKPRCERLLREAKNRDVAVVLLDVVLGYGANPDPAGELVWAIAEAKKTMAESNRYLSIVASICGTAHDPQGFEVQKKKLEGAGVVVMPSNAEAARIAALIATRGKARGKLK; from the coding sequence TTGGCAATTAAAAGTGTGGTGCGTAAAGGCGATTACCGGGATTCTGTCATGCTTATGCGCATTTCTAAGGAGCTCGAAGGGCTAGAGGGCGTGAAAAGAGCTTCAGCGATGATGGGCACAGACAACAACAAGCAGCTACTGAAAGATGCGGGCCTGCACACCGACGAGGCACTCGAGGCGGGCCCGAACGATTTGATAATCGTAGTCGATGCTGTAAGCGAGGTGTTAGCGAGCCAAGCGCTTTCGAAAGTAGATGACCTGCTCGCCGTGAAGAAGGAAGAAAGAGGCGAAATTACATATAAAACTCTAAGCTCTGCGCTTTCAGCGATACCTGATGCAAACTTTGTAATCATTTCTACCCCAGGGGAGTTCGCGGCGCGGGAGGCGATGCGAGGACTTAACGCTGGCAAGCACGTCATGATATTCAGTGACGCTGTGCCCATCCAAGAGGAAATTGAACTGAAGAAAATAGCGTACAGTAAAAGGTTACTTTTACTAGGCCCCGAAGCGGGGACTTCAATCATCGACGGAGTCGGGCTTGGATTCGCGAACGCCGTTAAGCGTGGCCCCATCGGAGTGGTTGGGGCGGCCGGTACCGGCATCCAAGAGGTTACGCGGTTAATTGATGTTGAATCTGGAATCACCCACGCGCTCGGCGTCGGTGGTCGAGACCTATCGCGAGAGGTCGGGGGGCTAGGGATGCTCGGCGCTCTCAGATTTCTAGCCGCCGACCCTGAAACAAAAGTCATCGTCATCGTTGCGAAGGCCCCTACAATGGGCGTCGCGGAAAGCATTCTCAAAGCGGCGGAGGAAACACGCAAGCCGGTTGTTGCTTGTATGCTTGGTGCTTCAAAAACACTTGTCACTCGACATGGCGCGATCTATGCAGCGACGCTTGCAGACGCGGCCGCTAAAGCTATTGCCCTCGTTCAAGGCAAAAAGCCGAAAGAGGTTACGTTCACTGCCCCACGAAAGTGGATCGAAGCGATAGTTAAGCGCGAAATTAAAAATTTCGCTGAGGGTCAAAAATATATCCGCGGGCTCTTCTCGGGAGGAACGTTGTGCACCGAGGCCATGCTGATCCTACGGGAGCTTGTTGGCGATATTTACTCGAACATTCCGCTCGAGTCGAGACTCAAGCTGCCGAGCACTGATAAGAGCGAGCGCCACACATGCATTGACATGGGTACTGAGGAGTTTACTCGGGGGGTTCCTCACCCAATGATTTACTTTAAGCCCAGATGTGAACGCCTGCTACGCGAAGCGAAGAACCGGGATGTCGCGGTTGTGCTGCTGGATGTGGTCCTCGGATACGGGGCGAACCCCGACCCAGCGGGTGAGCTCGTGTGGGCGATCGCCGAAGCGAAAAAGACGATGGCGGAGTCGAACAGGTACTTGTCGATTGTCGCATCGATCTGCGGCACGGCACATGACCCACAAGGCTTTGAAGTGCAGAAGAAGAAGCTTGAAGGTGCGGGTGTCGTAGTGATGCCGAGCAACGCAGAGGCTGCTAGAATTGCAGCGCTGATAGCCACGAGGGGCAAGGCGAGGGGGAAGTTGAAATGA
- a CDS encoding xanthine dehydrogenase family protein subunit M — MPLPKFDYLRPETVEELTAILAKYGADAKLLAGGTDLLVLMRERLIRPRYVIDIKGIRDLHKLSWDEKEGLTIGATVTLNELIASEVVRESFNVLWKAASTLADPTIRNRATLVGNICNASPAADTAPALLVLDAEVEVVNANGRRIIPIRDFFTGVKRTSLKLGEFVEAVRIPKSPDGARGDYLKWGRTRGEDLAVVGVAALVANSGKEIMRIALSSVAPTPLRIFEVEEIPMGGCSPAEQISKAVSIVREKISPIADVRGGREYRTHMAGVLTKRILEGLLGVS; from the coding sequence ATGCCGCTACCTAAATTTGACTACCTTAGGCCGGAGACGGTCGAGGAGCTCACCGCCATACTCGCCAAGTATGGGGCAGACGCGAAGCTATTGGCTGGAGGAACCGACCTACTTGTGTTGATGAGGGAAAGGCTCATCCGGCCGAGGTATGTGATAGACATTAAGGGGATTAGGGACTTGCACAAGCTCTCATGGGACGAAAAAGAGGGGCTGACGATAGGCGCCACTGTGACGCTGAACGAGTTGATAGCCTCAGAGGTAGTTAGGGAAAGCTTTAACGTGCTCTGGAAGGCGGCGAGCACGCTTGCAGACCCGACGATAAGGAACCGCGCGACGCTTGTCGGGAATATTTGCAACGCTTCGCCAGCAGCCGACACCGCTCCAGCGTTGCTTGTGCTCGATGCCGAAGTGGAAGTTGTGAACGCGAATGGCAGGAGGATAATTCCCATCCGAGATTTCTTCACGGGGGTTAAGCGCACATCTCTTAAGCTGGGTGAGTTCGTCGAGGCTGTGCGGATACCGAAGTCGCCTGATGGTGCTAGGGGAGATTACCTTAAGTGGGGGCGCACGCGCGGCGAGGACTTAGCCGTCGTAGGTGTAGCGGCCTTGGTAGCGAATTCAGGGAAAGAGATCATGCGCATCGCCTTGTCATCGGTGGCTCCAACGCCGTTGCGCATTTTTGAGGTCGAGGAAATCCCAATGGGGGGGTGCTCCCCAGCTGAGCAAATTAGTAAAGCGGTTTCAATTGTCAGAGAGAAGATTTCCCCGATTGCAGATGTACGGGGCGGGAGAGAGTACCGAACACACATGGCGGGTGTGCTCACCAAGCGCATCCTTGAAGGCCTATTGGGGGTGAGCTGA
- a CDS encoding cyclase family protein gives MVNELLKLIEGREVKVYDLSQTLGIHSSFWPYYPPFEMRYFKRKSEHGVNAQYIQSSWHIGTHLDAPRHFLTKGKTIDQLPLEWVFGPGVIVDLSKDMDDLSVYTPKMIEERADVHEGDILILHTGWHKYAPYGPEEDEERYILRHPGAHPDMVNWLIKKKIHIWGVDAVSTDHPMDLPIGRFLGKGTFGQCERVRALVEKKFGKKAVEKLFPPEDYQLTHNKLFPHDCIHLENLGGDIGKPELQNKRVIIVCAPIKIDGAEAAWTRVLALLG, from the coding sequence ATGGTAAACGAGCTACTTAAGCTCATTGAAGGAAGGGAAGTCAAGGTCTACGACCTCTCACAGACGCTCGGCATCCATTCGAGCTTTTGGCCGTATTACCCACCATTCGAGATGAGGTACTTCAAGCGCAAGTCAGAGCACGGAGTGAACGCCCAGTATATTCAGAGCTCATGGCATATCGGCACCCACCTCGATGCTCCCCGGCACTTCCTGACCAAAGGCAAGACCATTGACCAGTTGCCCTTAGAGTGGGTGTTCGGCCCGGGCGTGATCGTAGACTTAAGCAAGGATATGGACGACCTGTCCGTGTACACGCCGAAAATGATCGAGGAAAGGGCGGACGTGCATGAGGGGGACATTCTCATCCTCCACACAGGGTGGCATAAGTACGCCCCATACGGACCAGAGGAGGACGAGGAGCGTTACATACTACGACATCCAGGAGCCCACCCAGACATGGTCAACTGGTTGATCAAGAAAAAGATACACATCTGGGGTGTCGATGCTGTTTCCACGGATCATCCAATGGACTTGCCGATAGGCAGATTCTTGGGCAAAGGCACTTTCGGCCAATGCGAGAGAGTCAGGGCCCTCGTCGAGAAAAAGTTCGGCAAGAAAGCCGTAGAGAAGCTCTTCCCACCAGAGGACTACCAGCTGACCCACAACAAACTATTCCCGCATGATTGCATTCACTTGGAGAATCTGGGTGGAGACATAGGTAAACCTGAGCTTCAAAACAAGCGGGTAATTATCGTATGCGCCCCGATTAAGATCGATGGCGCAGAAGCGGCTTGGACGCGTGTACTGGCGTTACTCGGGTAA
- a CDS encoding nucleotidyltransferase family protein translates to MICVIVLAAGSSTRFRRNKLLEKIDGSIMIERVVKSAVSSKADEVVVVLGHEAQRVKEALKNFECKFVFNKYFKKGQSYSVKAGVKSVMGYADAVMVLPGDVALITSKSINMVIEEYEKCRSLIIVASHKGQSGHPVLLNRSLFNEIMEISEETMGLKAVMNRHRDSVKKVEVGSNEVLIDIDSEEDLNKISESKNTI, encoded by the coding sequence TTGATCTGCGTCATCGTGTTAGCCGCGGGTTCGTCAACGAGGTTTAGAAGAAACAAGTTACTTGAGAAAATAGACGGCTCTATTATGATTGAGAGGGTTGTCAAAAGTGCAGTATCTTCCAAAGCTGATGAAGTGGTTGTGGTGTTGGGTCATGAAGCGCAAAGAGTCAAGGAGGCCCTTAAGAATTTTGAATGTAAGTTCGTTTTTAATAAATACTTTAAGAAGGGTCAAAGCTATTCAGTTAAGGCTGGTGTTAAGTCTGTTATGGGTTATGCGGACGCCGTGATGGTGCTTCCAGGAGACGTCGCGCTAATCACCTCTAAGTCCATTAACATGGTTATTGAAGAATATGAAAAGTGTAGAAGTCTCATTATTGTGGCAAGCCATAAAGGACAATCAGGCCATCCCGTACTCCTTAACCGCTCCCTCTTTAACGAAATAATGGAAATTAGCGAGGAGACGATGGGCTTGAAAGCAGTTATGAATAGACATAGAGACTCTGTAAAGAAGGTGGAAGTGGGTTCAAACGAAGTCCTAATTGATATTGATTCTGAAGAAGATTTGAATAAGATTTCAGAAAGTAAAAATACCATTTAG